One genomic segment of Clavelina lepadiformis chromosome 3, kaClaLepa1.1, whole genome shotgun sequence includes these proteins:
- the LOC143448249 gene encoding glycogenin-1-like isoform X2 — protein MDEGNDREAFVTLATNNSYSQGAMVLAQSLRRHGTLKEIVVLVTPQISLDVRHKLETLFDRVVLVDVMDSEDEAHLSLLNRPELGVTFTKFHCWNLTEYNKCVFMDADTMALTNIDELFNREELSAAPDAGWPDMFNSGVFVYKPSRETYLALISLADSEGSFDGGDQGLLNTYFNKWSTSGPSKRLSFLYNMHSTATYTYSPAFARFGKDTKVVHFIGAVKPWHHTYDFANDVLHQAEGPGIHEEVFIKQWWRLFAESADKIRELEQYQPYFVADENRSGGDEIISDVMSDITLDDLTDEEEEEEAKWPPPPADKKHFQMWKEGTSDYQGRDKFANIQARIDSMLLYAEFGDAGAPAHTNDNAESMKQIPVITLSLAEPEVETDFNTHDSKESKVAEKESQQEEGGPEPSSETTTQTEGEVQIEENKLESLDSENGIAENQEEILSENTSTNFAIQE, from the exons ATGGATGAAGGTAATGATCGTG AGGCGTTTGTTACCCTTGCAACCAACAATTCTTACAGTCAAGGAGCCATGGTGTTGGCACAATCTTTAAGGAGGCATGGTACTCTAAAAGAAATAGTCGTCTTGGTAACGCCACAAATTTCTTTGGATGTTCG cCATAAACTTGAAACTCTTTTTGATCGTGTTGTATTAGTGGATGTAATGGATAGTGAAGATGAAGCTCACTTATCTCTCTTAAATCGACCAGAACTTGGTGTAACATTTACTAAATTTCACTGTTGGAATTTAACAGAATACAATAAGTGTGTTTTTATGGATGCCGATACAATG gCATTAACCAACATAGATGAGCTGTTCAACAGGGAAGAATTATCTGCTGCTCCTGATGCTGGTTGGCCTGACATGTTTAACTCTGgagtttttgtttataaaccaTCCCGTGAAACATACCTTGCCCTAATCAGCCTTGCTGATAGTGAAGGCAGCTTCGATG GTGGAGATCAAGGATTACTTAATacttattttaacaaatggtCAACCTCTGGTCCCAGTAAACGGCTTTCATTTCTATACAATATGCATAGCACGGCTACTTACACTTACTCTCCAGCATTTGCCAG GTTTGGAAAAGATACAAAAGTAGTTCATTTCATTGGCGCTGTAAAACCATGGCATCATACGTACGATTTTGCAAATGACGTTTTGCATCAAGCCGAAGGACCAG GTATCCATGAGGAGGTATTTATAAAGCAATGGTGGCGACTTTTCGCGGAGTCGGCTGACAAAATACGCGAGCTTGAACAG TATCAACCTTACTTCGTAGCTGACGAGAACAGGAGTGGAGGTGATGAGATAATATCTGACGTCATGTCCGACATCACACTGGACGATCTTACAGatgaggaggaggaggaagaaGCGAAATGGCCACCCCCTCCAGCCGATAAAAAGCATTTCCAGATGTGGAAAGAAGGCACAAGTGATTATCAAGGAAGAGACAAGTTTGCCAATATTCAAGCCAGGATTGACTCGATGCTGCTATACGCCGAGTTTGGCGACGCGGGCGCACCAGCACATACTAATGATAATGCGGAGAGCATGAAGCAGATACCTGTAATTACCCTCAGCTTGGCCGAACCCGAGGTTGAAACTGACTTCAACACACATGACTCGAAAGAGAGCAAGGTTGCAGAAAAAGAATCACAGCAAGAGGAGGGTGGACCCGAACCAAGCAGTGAAACAACAACGCAAACTGAGGGTGAAGTTCAGattgaagaaaataaattagAATCGCTCGATTCGGAAAACGGCATCGCAGAAAACCAAGAGGAGATTCTCAGCGAAAACACCTCTACAAATTTTGCAATCCAAGAATAA
- the LOC143448249 gene encoding glycogenin-1-like isoform X1, translated as MDEGNDREAFVTLATNNSYSQGAMVLAQSLRRHGTLKEIVVLVTPQISLDVRHKLETLFDRVVLVDVMDSEDEAHLSLLNRPELGVTFTKFHCWNLTEYNKCVFMDADTMALTNIDELFNREELSAAPDAGWPDMFNSGVFVYKPSRETYLALISLADSEGSFDGGDQGLLNTYFNKWSTSGPSKRLSFLYNMHSTATYTYSPAFARFGKDTKVVHFIGAVKPWHHTYDFANDVLHQAEGPGIHEEVFIKQWWRLFAESADKIRELEQEMHYISLTPSEQSESRDFSQASLVDASQEDVASIHSNEEKFERERFEEQRAHHFLWQTSQVDYAGQDSFANIQAKMDDVLQNDTSVSSGVSSPSAPSSIADQTPYQPYFVADENRSGGDEIISDVMSDITLDDLTDEEEEEEAKWPPPPADKKHFQMWKEGTSDYQGRDKFANIQARIDSMLLYAEFGDAGAPAHTNDNAESMKQIPVITLSLAEPEVETDFNTHDSKESKVAEKESQQEEGGPEPSSETTTQTEGEVQIEENKLESLDSENGIAENQEEILSENTSTNFAIQE; from the exons ATGGATGAAGGTAATGATCGTG AGGCGTTTGTTACCCTTGCAACCAACAATTCTTACAGTCAAGGAGCCATGGTGTTGGCACAATCTTTAAGGAGGCATGGTACTCTAAAAGAAATAGTCGTCTTGGTAACGCCACAAATTTCTTTGGATGTTCG cCATAAACTTGAAACTCTTTTTGATCGTGTTGTATTAGTGGATGTAATGGATAGTGAAGATGAAGCTCACTTATCTCTCTTAAATCGACCAGAACTTGGTGTAACATTTACTAAATTTCACTGTTGGAATTTAACAGAATACAATAAGTGTGTTTTTATGGATGCCGATACAATG gCATTAACCAACATAGATGAGCTGTTCAACAGGGAAGAATTATCTGCTGCTCCTGATGCTGGTTGGCCTGACATGTTTAACTCTGgagtttttgtttataaaccaTCCCGTGAAACATACCTTGCCCTAATCAGCCTTGCTGATAGTGAAGGCAGCTTCGATG GTGGAGATCAAGGATTACTTAATacttattttaacaaatggtCAACCTCTGGTCCCAGTAAACGGCTTTCATTTCTATACAATATGCATAGCACGGCTACTTACACTTACTCTCCAGCATTTGCCAG GTTTGGAAAAGATACAAAAGTAGTTCATTTCATTGGCGCTGTAAAACCATGGCATCATACGTACGATTTTGCAAATGACGTTTTGCATCAAGCCGAAGGACCAG GTATCCATGAGGAGGTATTTATAAAGCAATGGTGGCGACTTTTCGCGGAGTCGGCTGACAAAATACGCGAGCTTGAACAG GAAATGCATTACATTAGCCTTACACCATCAGAGCAAAGTGAATCACGCGATTTTTCTCAAGCTTCGCTAGTGGATGCGTCTCAGGAGGATGTAGCTTCAATACATTCAAATGAGGAAAAATTCGAACGAGAGCGCTTTGAAGAGCAAAGGGCACATCACTTTTTATGGCAGACCTCTCAGGTCGATTACGCCGGTCAGGacagttttgcaaatatcCAAGCCAAAATGGATGACGTGTTACAAAATGACACCAGTGTGTCTAGTGGTGTTTCCAGCCCATCGGCGCCATCATCTATCGCTGACCAAACACCG TATCAACCTTACTTCGTAGCTGACGAGAACAGGAGTGGAGGTGATGAGATAATATCTGACGTCATGTCCGACATCACACTGGACGATCTTACAGatgaggaggaggaggaagaaGCGAAATGGCCACCCCCTCCAGCCGATAAAAAGCATTTCCAGATGTGGAAAGAAGGCACAAGTGATTATCAAGGAAGAGACAAGTTTGCCAATATTCAAGCCAGGATTGACTCGATGCTGCTATACGCCGAGTTTGGCGACGCGGGCGCACCAGCACATACTAATGATAATGCGGAGAGCATGAAGCAGATACCTGTAATTACCCTCAGCTTGGCCGAACCCGAGGTTGAAACTGACTTCAACACACATGACTCGAAAGAGAGCAAGGTTGCAGAAAAAGAATCACAGCAAGAGGAGGGTGGACCCGAACCAAGCAGTGAAACAACAACGCAAACTGAGGGTGAAGTTCAGattgaagaaaataaattagAATCGCTCGATTCGGAAAACGGCATCGCAGAAAACCAAGAGGAGATTCTCAGCGAAAACACCTCTACAAATTTTGCAATCCAAGAATAA